In Drosophila pseudoobscura strain MV-25-SWS-2005 chromosome 4, UCI_Dpse_MV25, whole genome shotgun sequence, the following proteins share a genomic window:
- the LOC117184173 gene encoding methionine aminopeptidase 1D, mitochondrial: MTLKMSILLKCLLPQKSLIRNFIHRKGKGDAGKYEKIFAPGQVSKERTVPDRIPKPPYYYKKMPPGNTIGTPEIKNVDQIQGMRRSGQLAANILQECRALAVIGKSTNEIDARAHELIIEANAYPSPLRYAGFPKSICTSVNNVACHGIPDDRQLIDGDIINIDVTVYLNGYHGDCSETFLVGDVDEHGRYLVEATRTCLDMCISLCGPDVSFNKIGKFIQQYCEETKLESIVDFIGHGIGSYFHGPPEIYHYHNNIGGKMRPGMTFTIEPILTLGESDIALLEDGWTAISLDGARSAQFEHTILITEAGAEVLTKVHE; encoded by the exons ATGACGCTTAAAATGAGCATACTCTTGAAATGTTTATTACCTCAAAAGTCTTTAATAAGGAATTTTATTCACAGAAAGGGGAAGGG CGATGCAGGAAAGTATGAAAAGATCTTTGCACCCGGACAGGTTTCCAAGGAGCGGACTGTTCCTGATCGGATACCAAAGCCTCCATACTACTACAAAAAAATGCCACCAGGTAACACAATTGGGACCccagaaattaaaaatgtagaCCAAATACAAGGAATGCGTCGAAGCGGACAACTAGCGGCCAACATATTACAAGAATGCCGCGCTCTAGCAGTAATTGGGAAGTCAACAAATGAAATAGACGCACGTGCCCATGAACTTATTATTGAAGCAAATGCGTACCCGTCGCCCCTTAGGTATGCAGGGTTTCCAAAATCCATCTGCACGTCGGTCAATAATGTAGCATGCCATGGAATCCCAGATGACCGCCAGTTAATTGATGGCGATATTATAAACATTGATGTTACCGTTTACCTCAATGGTTACCATGGTGACTGTTCAGAAACCTTCCTCGTTGGCGATGTTGATGAGCATGGCCGCTACCTGGTCGAAGCCACAAGGACTTGCTTAGATATGTGCATTTCACTATGTGGTCCAGATGTGTCTTTTAATAAAATCGGCAAGTTTATACAACAATATTGTGAAGAAACAAAACTTGAATCAATAGTTGATTTTATTGGACATGGGATTGGTAGTTATTTCCACGGGCCTCCAGAAATTTATCATTACC ATAATAACATTGGTGGTAAAATGCGTCCTGGTATGACGTTTACAATTGAACCCATCCTAACTCTTGGCGAATCGGACATAGCTTTGTTAGAAGATGGATGGACTGCAATCAGCCTAGATGGTGCACGGAGCGCACAATTTGAACACACTATACTTATAAcagaggcaggagcagaagtacTGACAAAGGTCCATGAATAG
- the Bug22 gene encoding cilia- and flagella-associated protein 20 produces the protein MFKNTFQSGFLSILYSIGSKPLQLWDKKVRNGHIKRITDNDIQSLVLEIVGTNVSTTFITCPADPKKTLGIKLPFLVMIIKNMKKYFTFEVQVLDDKNVRRRFRASNYQSTTRVKPFICTMPMRLDEGWNQIQFNLSDFTRRAYGTNYVETLRVQIHANCRIRRVYFSDRLYSEDELPPEFKLFLPIQKPVQKSNAICG, from the exons ATGTTCAAAAATACTTTTCAATCTGGATTTCTATCAATTCTCTACAGCATTGGCTCCAAGCCTCTTCAGCTTTGGGACAAGAAAGTGCGCAATGGACATATAAAACGTATAACTGACAATGACATACAGAGTCTAGTTCTGGAAATAGTTGGTACTAACGTCAGCACTACATTTATAACATGTCCAGCGGATCCAAAGAAGACACTTGGTATAAAATTGCCTTTTCTTGTAATGATTATTAAGAACATGAAGAAATACTTCACATTTGAAGTGCAG GTTCTGGATGATAAAAATGTTCGTCGCCGGTTTCGAGCCAGCAATTATCAATCGACCACTCGTGTCAAGCCATTTATTTGCACGATGCCCATGCGTCTGGATGAGGGATGgaatcaaattcaatttaaccTATCTGACTTTACACGGCGCGCCTATGGCACAAACTATGTAGAAACTCTGCGCGTACAAATCCATGCAAATTGCCGTATACGGCGCGTATATTTTTCTGATCGCCTCTATTCAGAAGACGAATTGCCGCCAGAATTTAAGTTGTTCCTACCAATTCAAAAACCAGTACAAAAGTCCAACGCTATTTGCGGCTAG